From the Juglans microcarpa x Juglans regia isolate MS1-56 chromosome 3D, Jm3101_v1.0, whole genome shotgun sequence genome, the window ACATGCAGTAAATCAAATTTTACGGAACGAGACAAAAACTTGCTCAGAATGTCATAACAGTCCATGAATGACAATCCTATATACTATATAGGGTAATGCATCCATGTGATCTATCTGTCCCAAGATGAAGGCTACAGCAAAGGGTATTATTTATAACTGAGGTTGGCTTGAAGGAAGAAAATGCAAGATTTGAGATGGAAGATGAGCTTACGGCGTATGATTGTTAATGCCATTAATGAAACGAGCAATGTTACTGTGCTTGTCAGGACAAATGACAAGCCTTTTTGAAGGATTGGCAGCAGAAAGCAACGTCATCATGCTATCACCATCATCATTTTCGCGATTCTTCAAGTAATCAACGTCTCCAACATATTCAGTAATTATAGTTAAATCCTTTATAAACCTGTCTGCCTCAACAGTGAACCTGTTAATCAAACAAGATTACTGAGCTAGGAGCCTAGTAAACCAAATGTGTAACAATCAAGCAAAGGCAGAAATATAAACTTAGACATATATTAGAAAGTACACACTCTTACTTATGTATGCTTACCCTTCATGAGGATCAAAAACAACCATGAGAGGTGGCCATTCCCCTCTCTCCATCATGCTCTTGCACAACTTTAAGGCTTCAGTATCTTCCTTTGACAAGACCTGTGAGGCAGTTACGAAAAATTAGTGTTAGACATTGGTCAGTCAATTCCTAAACCTTACCTCAAGCAACAAAGGAGTATTTCATACGTGTCTTTCTATTTCATACCAAAATGCTATAGCCAGCTCATATGCATCAGTAGGCAATTGAGATCACATAAAAGGTTAAAGTAGGAcagttaatttattatcattggcCCAAACATTGATACACCGACATGCagttcaaatgaaaaatgagtCGTTCCAGATTAGAGAATCCTTGAATTGCTACTATCTTGCTAGACATCAAAATGTTATAGCATCAGTATGCCTATTACAAATTAGAATTTACATGGACCAAGTTGTAAAAACTCATCCAACTGCTTTCCCACTTACCTGCATTCCTCCCTGCTCAAGGGCTGCACAATTAGCTGACCTCGGTGCCATGCCTGGCATGTAAGTGAGCTCATTACTAAATTCTGTCCCAGTGGCTGTCAATGCCGTTGCAAGTGACGCCATTTGCTCCAATCTCCTTGCAGGATCCTCGCTCGGATTGAATGGTAACaacctccttttcttttttgatatcACTAAGCTACCAGCCCGCTTCCTTTTCTTCCTATAATctgaaaaatgggaaaaatccTTTTAGTTTCAAACTACTGGGGAGAGAATAAAAAAGACCGCAAATTTAAGAAAGAAGAGTCCCCCTGAATGATGAGAAAATACCTTGACTTAGTTTCTGTGTTGAGTCTGAAGATCTTTGAATGCGAAAGAAATCAACAATTTTGGTTTGAACTAGAGGAAaggctgcatatatatatggaaggaaAACAATTAGTATGGGAAACTgagacaaaatacaaaatatatgataaaaatacaaGTTGCTGAACATGCAAAGAAATTAGAGCTTGTGATTCCTTAATTTCGTTTCCCAATTATGCTCTGagaaatgatataaattaatgCTACTAGCAGGAATGCAAAAGTAAGGGTTGCAGATTTTGTTCTATTATCtaacaagaagaaaataaccataatatattaagaaaatccaaGTGACATAAAAGCGGCAATGTGATCCTTCAGAGATTATCAGGAACAAAGCAGTGACAATCACGAAACAATTTGGGCATGGAAGGCAAAATGCGAATGACAAGGATGGAATCAACCACCACAATTTCATGAATTAAACTAAACAATGGGATCAAAGCCCATAAGTGGGGAAAAACAGTCGTTCAATAAGATCTATAAATCAATCACCCAGATGGCATCAAATAAGCTGAATACATGAATACAATAAATGCCGAGAAGTTAACCCACTGGAACGAAATCATTGACAGCCCAAGTTAGAATACGaaataaacaaaaccaaaataaaaaacgcaagaactattaataataaaaatagtaataataataataataatcatcccTAATATCAATCCGCCATAGTACTACTGAAACAAGCATCGGATAACCCAATCAAAACacctattaaaaaagaaaaaggattggCCAGGAATAACCCATAGACAAGAAACTGagcatatataaaataaatcgaTCAAGTTACGAATCAATAAAATGCGATAGATCCGccgaaaaataaaagaagatcgAAAATCAGAAGCCCATGAACGTACAGTTCAATTTTATCTGGTGCTTAGAGCAAGCGGGACAAAACCACGACCCCTTAGGCACCGAAACAAGAATGGGCCTGAGGCAAAACAGATGGTACCCTTGATCGCACTTGTCGCAGAGAAGAAGCTTGGCAGGGAAATCGCCGGACCCGCATTCCTCGCAGTAAACGCCATCGTCTTCAAGAGGATGGTTTGGGTGCGGCTTCGGAGCTAGAGTCCTGCGCCTCAATACCATTCTTGCTGGTTTGGAAGCCATCGCTCGAGAGCTAGAATGTGAGCGAGCGCGAGTGGAGggtgtattattattttttgttttgtttgtattaACGAGTATTTGTGTTAATATATGAATGTGCTCAGCCGAACTTCGCGCGCTATTTTGGTTTCGCGGGGAATgggtttttgttctttttagttttttggcGCCACCACTGTTTCAGAGGCTTGGGCCGCGCCCGCCAATTTTGAGCTACTACTTTCGGTTCATCTTTTTAATGGGCCTGCTACTGATCCAGTATTATAAcggtaatttttatttatttatgacaACGAGATATTCTATTAAGAGAGGCTGGGGGGCACGATGCGGTGAATAGGGTGGATTTACACCCTTTAATAATACAATTCATCTAGGTACATACAAGTTAGCGGACAAATCCGCATACCAAGCTTACATGGTTTGTTGCAGTCagagtaatttttatttaaaaaaatgaaagaaaaggaaaatacaatCAGAAGAGAATTCGTCTCCCTTCGACTTCTCAGATTCTCTTCGTCTATCTCCCCTTCCCGTCGAAAATGAACAGAGATATAGAACTTGTAGTGGTTCACTAGAGCCCCAGAGTTGCTCCACCAACTGCTTGTAAACCTGcaaattcatgtttgaaatgatCAACTAACTCTCTCGTTACGGGGGATAAACTTGGGATCTCTTTAATTTTGGTTGGCTCAATTTTTACTCTGGGTTTTAGCTTACAAAATGAATAGCATTGTGTTTCAGGTTCAGCTAAGAGTAGCATTGTGTTTGTCTTTGTGTTTGggcaatgaaaatgaaagatacaattattttaatttttttccttcattttcttgggAACCAAACAGAGCCCTAGACTGTAATTTCGAAGATCTATTGTATTTGTTAATGTCTTGTTTCATGGGCCTGGGTAATACCATGCTAACAGCACTCAAACTCTTCCCTGCAAGGAGGAGAGAAGGGGAGCCTGAGGGTCGTGGTATCTCCGACACTCAAATTAGATTAAGATTggagataaaaaaagaaagtgagagcTAGAATGAATAAGAAGAAAAGTGTTCAAGAATGTAAGTAACCCATTTCTCAGCAGAGAGAGGGGCATTTATACCTGGTCGGGATGGGTCCCAAAGTGATGGTAATCGGTGTGCGCTCCATACTGGGATTGTGTGTCCTGCCAACTTCTTGCCTCCCGCCAGACTTGCCAGGCCTAGCTAAGGGTTGTTGCTGACACCCAGGTTGGCGTGTCATTGCGTGCTGACCACGGAACGCATTGAATGCAGTGTGACCCTGTCATGCGTACTTGCTCTTGCACCATTAAATGCAGTATGGCTCGGACAGTCTTGACCCTGCTCCATTAAATGCAGTGTGGCCCTAGACGGGCTCACTTCCCTTCCTACGTTATCCAGGCAGCAATGTCGAGGACGAGGATGTCTTTAACGGTTGGTCAGTTTGGGTGTTAGCCTGTCCTGTCATGTTAAGGTTGGAGGCACCTCCGTCAGAGGTGCTAGGTCACATGGTCTTCTGTCCCTTTATCAGAACTCCTGCCTTGTCTCCTTCCTTTTGGGCCTCCTGGGCCGTCCAGGCTCTTTCCAAGTCTTGTATGTGGGCCTAGGCCCGGGGGATTTCTCGCCTCACAGTATTATCTTTGGATTTTG encodes:
- the LOC121253962 gene encoding histone-lysine N-methyltransferase ATXR6 is translated as MASKPARMVLRRRTLAPKPHPNHPLEDDGVYCEECGSGDFPAKLLLCDKCDQGYHLFCLRPILVSVPKGSWFCPACSKHQIKLNSFPLVQTKIVDFFRIQRSSDSTQKLSQDYRKKRKRAGSLVISKKKRRLLPFNPSEDPARRLEQMASLATALTATGTEFSNELTYMPGMAPRSANCAALEQGGMQVLSKEDTEALKLCKSMMERGEWPPLMVVFDPHEGFTVEADRFIKDLTIITEYVGDVDYLKNRENDDGDSMMTLLSAANPSKRLVICPDKHSNIARFINGINNHTPDGKKKQNLKCVRFDVNGECRVLLIANRDIPKGERLYYDYNGYEHEYPTEHFV